ATCATCATAATCTCAACCTCACACCCAACCCTGACACACCTTACTCCAGTGACTGAAGTTTTGCATATTTGCACCTTGCAGCCAATCTCATGTCCTGCTACTTATGCTGCATTCAGGCAATGTCGACAGAATGGATAGAACAGGAGAAAAACTATTCCAAGGTGATTAGCCCTACTGCTAACCTCTTAGTCACACCAGATTAACAGCCTAAAttagctgtttttgttgtgttacGTATTTGTTGTAGTTTGTTACCAACTGAAACCAGATAAAACCAGTGTACGGCTGCtagaaaataatctgaatcCATTGAATTAGTGTTATACTGAGTTTTATTTGGATGTAACTGCCAAGTGGAGGTGCATTTGCAACAATTCTGCCAATAGACTGCTGACATTGTATAGATAGTATAGGTTTTTGATATGCAGTGAAATCACTCTTTTTTAGTTTTCACAAATTTAATAAAGGGATTGAGATcaataagaaacaaaaatgctacagcaaaaattaataaaactaaGGATTACGATACCCTGTGATATACCTGTCACACTGGagtattagtttgtttagacTTTTTAATACTGAGCAGGTAAGCTGTGCAAATAGGCAGAAATAGCAATAAGACTGAAAATCAGTTTACGAGTATCCAATCCAATccaatccactttatttatatagcacgattttaacaaacacaaggtttccaaagtgctgcacagcaagataaaaaacacaataaatagcACAACAGTACACAATAAAACGATGAAGGACACAATAggataaaagtaataaaataagataaaatcaaataaaaaaagataaaaacaaatgagatcaaatcaaataagataaaatcaaataaaataggataaaaacaaattttatttttatatttaatttgttaaataaataaaataaaataaataaagttcacTGCTTACTGAGTAAgggcaataagaaaaatatgctacagttaaaatgatcaaaatttaGGACAATTTCAGTCTACTAATCACACACTGCTTGCGTGTCCAGATGGTAAAGTAGCAGGTGGTCTAGAGATATGAAGCTGCCCCTATACTTGGTGCCAGTAGTGGTGATCCTTCTTCAGGTGATAGGTGCCACCTTCCCCCTGATGAAGGTAGGACTTCTACTGCACTGCTTCCTCAACAGTATGGTCCCTCCACTGGAATGGGCACTTCACCTCAATGATGTCTGTCTCTCCAACCAGACCATCGGGGGAGGCACCCACAAAGTCAGCCAGCCACAAACCAGACCCTCTGACCATCATGCGCATGGCTTATTCAAATGCCTTGATCCATTCCTGCTCATTAAATATACCCCACTCTACAGCCAGTACTCCATGCAGGTCCTGATTTCCACAGAGCTTGGAAATTAGGGAAGGGGTGACACTTCGCCATCAGCACACTTCCAAAGTTGCTTGCTGTTAGCCAACCTTTCTCAGAGCATGCCAGAGGTGATTGTCTTTCTGCCCCAGTGTTACTGTCTGGATGGCCATTATCTGCTCCACTGACATCTTCATAGCCTCAAGGATGCCATCACTGCCCAGGTGTTTGTGGTTGGCTATTATGCAGTCAGTGGAGAGGTGAAGCAGAGGTTCCTGCAGGGTTCCAGGCTCAGGAGTAAGCAGCCAGGAAATCCCAGTAAACCAGCTGAAACCTGATTGAGCAGCAACTTACGGTCAGGAAGTTGAGTGGATGACTCCAGAGTCACCAGTGCATATCattaaagaggaaaagaaatacttttaaaaaaatctcactcACAGCCTGTTCAACACAATGAATAGCATTTGATGTGATTGGACTTACAAAAGAATACAATAATCAATACATTatcaataaacaacaacacaaccaaagTGATCTTATTTATGTATGTAGTGTGTGAACATGAATATTGGGAAGGGGCATACTGCTCTTCCTAATtacttttcttattgtttatattatacCATTATGATAGTATACTATAATAGTTTTCATATTTATACTTTTCTTATTGTTCTTCTTCACTCACTTTTTAAACACCTAAATTAGCTAGTGTTAGCTATCTTCTCTTACaccatttcatctttttcaccatttacagTTCATTTCATCTACAGCTCACTAAACATACTTACAGATCTCTAACTTTCCATAAGTCTTTGTTGTTATCAGCATTAAACTGGGAGCTagacatgttttatattgtatttttttatattcactgCGGCATCATAATGACATGATTAGTGTGACCCATGTAGTTTCATGTAGACCaatggttctcaaccttttttaGGCCAGTGCCCCCCTATCCATTATCCAGGTCCCTtaccgcccccccccccccatcaattaaaatgtaggctaaatgttgattattattttgtgttatatcattaaaaaagtatGTCATTAGATGCCAAATTACAGATTTCTTTAATTGGGACAGTTAGAATATCACTATCATTAGTTTCCCAGGGAGCAAAAAAGCCATGtgaatagaaattatatttgagtgttaaacaaatgcaacaGTTTGAAATTTGACATTCAAATTTTAATTAGGTCTTGTTATTGATCACAAatagcagccaatcagaaagcaGTAATTTGGTGCTGGTGccaaacaagaaacattcatatgAATTGTTccaacagaaagagagaaaagagcagcCTACCAAGAACAAAGTCTATGGcttctggaaaaaaacagaaggatATGTATCCATAGCTAAGATGTTCAATAGAATACTGGCAgcattttttcttgttctgtgcCATTTTGCTGATATGATCGTTGTTTTGTGATGCTATCCAGCTGATTAAATAGACATACCTGCAGAGGTCTGGCAGATATCATCAAAGAAAATAACCAGGTCAAAGGCTAGGCCCACAAGGGTTCTGATCAGGGGGTTTGGATTTTGGTTTGAAAATGTGATGTTATTCGTCTAAAAACTATGTATTTTCACATTGGACTGTTAtcatttcagtatttatttaaaaaacacactgtgccataaaaaataataatcacaaaacatttgtaaaacagGCTTATAGTGCATGGATTTGAACAGCGATTTCCTCATCCTTCCATAGTCAGGCTGTAGCCACTAACTAGCTGTAGGGACAGCTATGGTTaaatttttatctttatcttatccGTAGGCCCACACTTATTGGTCCAGTTCTTTATCAATACTCTTATTGGTTCTTTTTAATTACTAaagaattgttgttttttttaaattatcttttaaaaaaagaatacatttagaacagtattagattagatttctatttttaaaaaaatgtttctacagcagcaacagtaatgtttccatcagcaaagtcactataaaAATCCAATGATATCTAActggaaagaaataaaaaatgtcagtaaaataaatagtattcctgatattaaaatattgagTGAAGTTtataaagaatgaagaacacagtcACTATCAGGCATTCCTCCTGTCTCCTCACCCTGCTGCTGGttgagaggaggggctggtttgaGCCAGTAGCTAAGTCTAGGCAgtagctaagtttacaagaattgCCATATTTTAATATACGttacaaactaagctaaacacaaacaTCGACAAATAGAGTAGAGGAGAGGACAAAGAAACTAGCGCAACCAAAGATGACAGCAAAACGCTGTGGAGACTCAGCATAGTTTCCCCGTTTCTATACAGAAAGCAGAGCACATTAAGCAGAGAAGCATCAGCGAGAGCTCCGTGTCTACGCAGGTGGTGTTCAGGTACAATACGAAAAGGGACTTGACATCGCCGtgaaaaacatatgaaaatccTTAAGTCTAATAATGAATTGTGAAAACGTGCATTCGAATGTAGGACTAAACTGGCATGAACAACAGACGCCTCCCAAGAACACCTAAACGCCCACctttcaaaaatattgcttCCAGCGCCCCCTGAACGCCCCCTTGGGGGAGGTACCGCAAAACGCTAGACTCACGTAGACTCATGTTAGCCAATGTTAGCTACCAAATTAGCCAGCCTGCAAAGCTCACCACAACCCTGTATGTCTTTCATACTGGCCCTGACAGAACCCACAAGCTGCAACCTCACAAACACTACACTCCAATACATGGCCTGAGTTGaagtgacccccccccccctctttggACACTTTCGCTAtcatctataaaaaaaaaacacagcatgtcAGAGAGGGAAATCATACTTGTTCTGTGGTAAACGTGAGGTAAACGATCGTAAAGTAACGTGGTAGCAGTCGATATGACGTTTACGGATCTTAAAcatttccatggcaacagcgAGCTCCACCAATCAGAGACGTCACTATTACACTTTAGGATTGTGGGTAGTGTAGTACTTCTCCATGACGTCGGGAATAAAACGTGTTTCTTAAAACAAGCTTGATATCGTACGGATTTGTGGCTTCTACAGGAACACATACCATTGTTTCACAATCTCATAGCTCGTGGTAAATCTACCTGGGATGGTTACAACATTATGCCTAATAATCCAAATGCCGATTCAGAATTTATTTTCCCACTTTATCCTCGATTCAGAATATGAATGGGATGTTCACTTCCGGAATCGAGCTCTATATCCCATCCTTCCAGAGCTGATGACAAGACATTGAGGACAAGGAAGgacaaaatactttttttttttttttttttttaccatacaTTAATAGAGCTGACCAGTAAAAGGCCCAGTATGCGTATTTTTTGATGATTGTTGAAAGACCAACATGATATCTTTGTTTTGCCTTCATTGATATAATTACTTGGCCAGTTCGTCATTTGCAACTTCTTAACtctgattttcattcattcatttacccATTCCTCATTTTTTGTTGGccagtttgttttgttcaacttctttagagttaaaaagaaaaatgtaaatgtttagagtagataaaaaaatgtaatgtttagaattaaaaagaaaaatttatGGTTGCTTATGAAATATATGACATATAaaaattcatatatatatatatatatatatacacacacacacacacacacacacacacacacacacacacacacacacacacacacacgcctgtTCTgggctttttctttctttatttctggaCAGCCAAGTCGCTTCTTTTGGGGTTGCTTCCATAGACCTGGTTGCTTGTTTCTCTCGCGAGATCTGACAATACTGCCTTCTCCTGGAGTTTTGTCCAAGATGGCGTCAACGCAGTTAACGGATGAGGAGCTTTTCTCCGAATTAAAGCGCTTTGGTTTCACTCCAGGCCCAGTTACCGAAAACACTCGACCGGTATATttgaagaaactgaagaaactTCGCGAGGAGCAACAGCAGCGGGGCTTTAGACCTGGTAAAACTCGTAGCAGCGGGGCCATCAACAGCACCACTGGCGGCGGCAACACGGCGGGATCAAGGCCAGCCAGCCATGACGTCACGCACCTGAGCTCTAGCAGGAGACCGGGCCGGAAGTCCTCCGTCCTCGGCTTCAGCTCCGACGAGTCTGACGCTGAAACtccacagagaagaaaaggcCTCAATCACAGCGGCAGGGCAGACCAAAGCCCCGGTTTTCAACAACAACCGAAGATAAGGCCCGTTACAACACCCGGTGTGGCTGTAAAGAGTCAGCGTGGCGCAGGGAGTACGCTGAATAGCAATAATTCTCCCCCGGGTCCGGACGGACAGAGAAGTGTCTCGCTGGGCTGGGGAATTCGTGCCAGATCCAGACCTGAGGCGGAAGGAAGGAATTACGACGAATCAGGGGACGAGGACGATTGTGAGGGGGAAAAAGAGACGACATCTCGGTCTTTAAATGGTAGCAGAGCGGCTCAGTTGAATACTAGCAAGCTAGCCGGGGATTACTCGGACGAGGAGGAGATTGGGGGCCTTGGTGTTGGAGACCGACAGCGGGATAGGTTGGAGCCTAGACGGAGCCATCCGAAAACGGTGTTCTCATCCCACAGAGTCGTCCGAGGGTCGCAAACGGGGGGTGCAACCGGAGTGGTTAACCCACCCGGGAGTCTAAACATGGTGGGTAGCcggagggaggagaaggaggaggacgACGAGGTACAGAGAATGGATTCGGACCGGTCGGGAGGCATGTTGAGACACAACTTTGCCAGGAAGTCCATCTACGTGTCCCTCGCCGAGAACCATGGAGGAGAGTCCGACAAAAACAACCACGTCGACGGCGAGGACGGAGCATCCAAAAGCAGCAACACTAGTAGGTTCAGCATTGGGTTGAGGCCGCGCTTCTCCAACTACAGCAGCCTGTCCCAGACCTACAGGGGCAAACACTCCAACCACACCGCTCCCAACCACTCATACAGCCAGGCAGTGCTGAAGCAGAAGCTGTCTGTCCCGGAGGATGAGCTGCTCCAGCAGTTCAAAAGGGAAGAGGTGGCCTCCTCTGGCAGCTTTAGTGCTCATTACCTGTCCATGTTCCTGCTCACTGCAGCCTGCCTCTTCTTTCTGCTGCTGGGCCTCATGTACATTAGGATGAGGGGCTCTGGATCCTCGGAGGTGGATGGAGTCAGTAAGTATTTGACAAGATATCATATATAAGTTTATCAAAGAGTGTAAAATATGTCTGCTATGAATTTAAAGCAAATGTTTAAGGTAGAATTTCCATGTCAGTGTGGCATGGCGGTggggtttgtgtttgtatgtttactttttaaaacaaattggCATCCCTCCTCAGTGCTTATTTGATAATAGTTGCAAGAGTGATGTGTTTCATGTAAACAGAGCCTCTGAACACACCATAACTGCTGTGCAGCTTCAACTACAACTACCCATTGTGGCAagaaagattttcttttctttttcaggcTCAGGGAGATAATTGTGATATTTTCAcaatgcaaaaagaaaataactgaattaaaatgtcaaaagaatGATTTGGCTGTTATCATTATACATATGTAATGCATAGTAAAAGAACAAACTATGCTATACAACTATGAGCAGTCTCTACTAGATGCTTCAACTAAGCAGAGCTTAAACATACACTTTATCAGTTTCACCACAGGcaggacagaaaagagaaatCTGTGCACCAAGGCTGCATTCTTACTGTATTGGCCCTGTGTGAATAAACACAGCCTGCATATTCATTTGAATAAGCAGGCTCACTTGTGGAGAGCTGTGGGTGGGGCAACACAGAGTCATCCAGCAAACAAGTTGAATCAGCTCAACTTTTGCGGCAATGTGACATCATCCAACAAGGCGATGCGGATGCCACTGAAATAAGTGCATGTAGATTGCTTTTTAATGTAAACACAGTATTTATACTGAAGACCTCGTGATcagtgacaaaaataaagatgCTGCTGAAATTTCCCAGAGTTTCAAAATCCTGTCTGTATAATaaactgctgtgcagtgttATGATGCCTGATAAACCTTCACATTCACAgatctgttactcaaactggacttcttCATGTCTTGCTGGTACCTGCAAGCAACACGCCCCCACCAACGCAGCCCCCtgcattgttttaacacaggacTGTTGTCTAAGTCATCTGCtctcactgtttgtgttttttgacaaGACATCAGCCTGATATTCCAGACAGATGGCTAACTAGTGCTAGCTACCCAACAGACTGAACAAAGTAGAATCCACACACTTCACAAACCAAGAACAATGCAAAGTCCTGTTTTCAGTCTATCCCTCCTGTAGGTGCAATTGCTAACTTTGCTATGTAAGAGCCAGAGCTAGTTAGCCATCTGAGAGGTACATAATCCATCCTTCTCTAAGAAATATTGGCCCGATTTAGGCTCCAAACATACTCTAGATGATgttgtttctgatgtgtttgtgatCAAGTAGATTTTTTTCAGCAGTCTCCTTCAGCACTCAGTGCTATTTGCTGGCCTAAACTTTCATCGTTCCACTTCATCCCATAAGGATGAATATAAATGTCAGGACTTCCCTGTACTTTAAGACATGTCCTCAAGTCTTAagaatcggcaactattttagTAATCATACAATTGTCTTAGTCAGTCTTTGAGCAAAATTGCTGAAAATTtgctgatttcagcttcttaatttttattctttgtcatacatgctGATTTGGACTGccagtcagacaaaacaagacatttgaagatgttacCTTTGACTGGGAAataatttttcactattttctaacattttataggcaaacaattaatcgaaaaataatcagcagattaattgttaatgaaaattaaagtgagtTTCAGCCCTACTCAAAAAATTACCCATTATGCAAACAAATATCAacattacaatgaaaaaataaagtaataattttaACTAGTAATAATAGTGCTCCCATAAATGAAATAAAGGCTAAAAAATCAATTCACATAATCATAATCGCGATTCTTATCTTTTACAGTTCTGAACCAGTTCACAAATACCAAAAAAGGACGCACCTGTACATGCACACGGGTGACATGAAACACATTCCTGCCAATGGTTTCTGACTATTCCACTCTGCAGGTGGCGGTAACACACCAAGAAATGCAACAATTCACCAACAAAGGCAAGGAAGCAGACTGCTAGAAagtaaacatgaatgtaaacaattCAAGTTTCAAACTATTTAGAAAAAGTGGCTTTGCAAGTGTTTTATGAGGATGGGAATCCATTCAACAGATTTGTTAGACCTCAAAGGTAcacacattgtgttttggtgggTAACTAagaatgtaaacagaaacattGTTTACAAGCACACGAAAAAGAAGGCAGCTTTAATTGATCAATCATTTGGTATATAGAGCCGCTGttgaaagagaataaaaatgagaatgaTGTCAAAAAATGTGTGGGAAGTGAAAATATGGGGGGTAATGAAATCATTTCAATGCCCTAAAACCTGATAAGAAGATGCTAATGTGCCAAATGAAATCTATTATTAGTGAAACTTATAAAATAACCTATTCAGCTATACTTTGTTTTGCTCAAGTTGCAAAAAGACAGATTTTCTGGCTAACTCTGAGTGGTGTCAAGCTGTGGTTTGTCCGTCTTTTAAATATAGAGGTgcaaattatatattatattaaaaacaccacaatcTACAACCTCAAacatcaccatggaaacaacaCTTCAAAGACGCGGTGTCAACAATTTGAAATTGTACATTTCACAAAGGTATCTACACAACTGTTGGGTTGCCTTACATTGTACAGGGGTTTCTattttgcattcattcattccttgTAAATTTTGTGTGTAAACAGTAATCATTCTTCATTTCAgtcaataattaattttatatgTTGTCTGATGGTAGTGCTCAAAGTGCTTGGCTGATGTGGTGAGGTTTGAAGTGTTGAGCTTCATGTACAGACACTGACTAATGTGTTGAGTGATGTCTGAACTACACTCACATTCCACAGTCTCCAAACATGCAGTCTTATTGCAAAAgaccatttttttctttttctttttgcttgtgCTTTCACATTTGTGGTGTGTTaagtttactgtgtgttttgaATGAGCATGTTGTTGCTATTGTTTCCTGACTATCTCTTTCTCCTTTGTTGTAGTTAAGAGCCACCCTTTTGGCACCGAATTTGACTCCTCTTATGTAAGTAGATATTTTCCTCTGACCCCCTCTTTTGGTTTTGACCGCAGTTAAGATTGTAACAAGATttttagggctgtagtcaaccaaagaaaatcttggtcgactgaaatcgtacataatcttcaactaatcaattagtcgcGGGGAGGTTGGATGTAatgggacagagtgcacagtgaactcagcagccacacatttctccgttctctatttctctgttttgaatACTCCCCCATTTTCACAGGTGATTTGTTAGTCTGTTCCTcccgctgcaggaaataatggattaatcctggagggctactgatgtagcacttttcttcTTATGAAAGGAACACGGAGATTATTTcaccaatgagaatttggtcggatgagagcatatcgaccaactaatcgaccagtcgactgGGAGACTACAGCCGTAAAGATTTTGGTTCAATCAATGGAGCTCATGTAGTGCAATGTGTACACTTAACCTGGGACTACATTAGAAGCATGATGGGTGGGCAGTGAGTACCAATTGTATTGCTTGATTGCGAGAGggtgtttga
This genomic window from Thunnus maccoyii chromosome 23, fThuMac1.1, whole genome shotgun sequence contains:
- the lemd3 gene encoding inner nuclear membrane protein Man1: MASTQLTDEELFSELKRFGFTPGPVTENTRPVYLKKLKKLREEQQQRGFRPGKTRSSGAINSTTGGGNTAGSRPASHDVTHLSSSRRPGRKSSVLGFSSDESDAETPQRRKGLNHSGRADQSPGFQQQPKIRPVTTPGVAVKSQRGAGSTLNSNNSPPGPDGQRSVSLGWGIRARSRPEAEGRNYDESGDEDDCEGEKETTSRSLNGSRAAQLNTSKLAGDYSDEEEIGGLGVGDRQRDRLEPRRSHPKTVFSSHRVVRGSQTGGATGVVNPPGSLNMVGSRREEKEEDDEVQRMDSDRSGGMLRHNFARKSIYVSLAENHGGESDKNNHVDGEDGASKSSNTSRFSIGLRPRFSNYSSLSQTYRGKHSNHTAPNHSYSQAVLKQKLSVPEDELLQQFKREEVASSGSFSAHYLSMFLLTAACLFFLLLGLMYIRMRGSGSSEVDGVIKSHPFGTEFDSSYNKTEKDLILKLLLSLHDHLAHVAGQYDCGDQQHPNRSLSMDEASVYLLAQNQEFEEFIHTSLEWIIRTGQDVGIRLTGQVADDPATDVSEISRLESTHPKMPFTCRFRRAFLTVISRVFLIAAVVGCVWGVVCYVKCRWRREEEETRQMYDMVERIIDVLRSHSEACQENQDLQPYLPIPHVRDSLVQPQDRKKMKNIWERAVSFLSANESRIRTESQRIGGADFLVWRWIQPSLSCDKTSLIPSKVWQGKAFPLDRRNSPPNSLTPCLKIRNMFDPVMEVGENWDLAIHEAILEKCSDNDGIVHIAVDKNSREGCVYVKCLSAEHSGKAFKALHGSWFDGKLVTVKYLRLDRYHQRFPLAQGCSTPLKASSLHLNTTSTTNTTPRLQHRVSANSSGFS